The Solanum lycopersicum chromosome 2, SLM_r2.1 DNA window TTAATATGCATCTTTCATTGTGTCTGCATTAGATGTTTGACATCTTCAAGCTCCATTTCACCACCTTGCTGTGGCGGATCATTCTGGAACATCATTTCAATTTCTTCCAATGATTTTCCCTTTGTTTCTGGAACACATTTATGAACAAAAGCAACAGAGAGAGCTGATATAGCAGCAAACACGAAAAATGTTCCTCCTACTGTAATCTTACGAGATACGGAGAGGAAAGACATTGCAACCACACCACTACTAACCCTGCTCCCTACTGCACCAAGAGCTGATGCTTGAGCTCGAAGTCTCAAAGGGAAGATTTCAGATGTCAAGACCCAACAAATTGGTCCAATCCCCACGGAAAAGAACGCTACATTTCCACACACACATAATATTGCCAGCTTGATACCAACTGAACCATTACCCAGTAGAGAAAGTGTGAGGCCAAGGCCAAACAGACAAGTAGTCATACCAATTGTGCTGACATATAACAAAGGTTTCCTACCAACTTTGTCAATAAGAAATATGGCTATCAAAATGAATATTGTTTTTGTGAATCCAACAGCAACTGTTGCAGCTAGGAGCTGAGTGTTGCCCTTAATTCCTGCATCCTTAAAAATTGTTGGACTGTAATACACTGTTGCATCGATACCTGTGACCTGTTGAAAGCACTGAATACCACAACCTGTAATCAGCATTCTTCTAACTCCAGGTGAAGGATTTAGCAGTTCGCGCCACACTGCTTTCTCTTCATACTTCTCAGCATTAACATGTCCTGCAGCTTGCTGAATTTCTGCTAGCCTCTCTTCCACTTCATTAGCATTTTCATTAGTTTTAAGTAGGACTAACCTTGCTTCATCTATCCGATTTTTCATCACCAACCACCTTGGAGATTCTGGAATGACAAACAGCGCGATACCAATAAAAACTGAGGGGAGAATCCCCACACCAAGCATGACTCTCCAGTTTATATGGGGGGATAAACCAGAAAAGGCATAATTCGAAACATAACCTAAGAGAATTCCTAGATTGATGAATATCTCAGGGAAGGAAGTGAAAGACCCTCTAGCAACCGTGGGTGATATCTCTGCGATATAAACAGGTGCAATCATAACTCCAAAACCAATACCAATTCCAGCCAAAAATCTGCCTATCATTAACACCTTGAAGTCAGGAGCAAGAGTCATTATAAGAGCTCCAGATTGAAACACAACGGCTGC harbors:
- the LOC101264782 gene encoding probable polyol transporter 4 isoform X1; protein product: MGIQENGNGGLLKYKRMDSDGMEEDVAVLCEDKRNDMSSRKYVLVCAIFASLNSVLLGYDVGVMSGAIMFIQQDLKITEVQEEVLVGILSIVSLLGSLAGGRTSDAIGRKWTMAFAAVVFQSGALIMTLAPDFKVLMIGRFLAGIGIGFGVMIAPVYIAEISPTVARGSFTSFPEIFINLGILLGYVSNYAFSGLSPHINWRVMLGVGILPSVFIGIALFVIPESPRWLVMKNRIDEARLVLLKTNENANEVEERLAEIQQAAGHVNAEKYEEKAVWRELLNPSPGVRRMLITGCGIQCFQQVTGIDATVYYSPTIFKDAGIKGNTQLLAATVAVGFTKTIFILIAIFLIDKVGRKPLLYVSTIGMTTCLFGLGLTLSLLGNGSVGIKLAILCVCGNVAFFSVGIGPICWVLTSEIFPLRLRAQASALGAVGSRVSSGVVAMSFLSVSRKITVGGTFFVFAAISALSVAFVHKCVPETKGKSLEEIEMMFQNDPPQQGGEMELEDVKHLMQTQ
- the LOC101264782 gene encoding probable polyol transporter 4 isoform X2; the encoded protein is MFWFVPSLLHLILCFLDMVDVGVMSGAIMFIQQDLKITEVQEEVLVGILSIVSLLGSLAGGRTSDAIGRKWTMAFAAVVFQSGALIMTLAPDFKVLMIGRFLAGIGIGFGVMIAPVYIAEISPTVARGSFTSFPEIFINLGILLGYVSNYAFSGLSPHINWRVMLGVGILPSVFIGIALFVIPESPRWLVMKNRIDEARLVLLKTNENANEVEERLAEIQQAAGHVNAEKYEEKAVWRELLNPSPGVRRMLITGCGIQCFQQVTGIDATVYYSPTIFKDAGIKGNTQLLAATVAVGFTKTIFILIAIFLIDKVGRKPLLYVSTIGMTTCLFGLGLTLSLLGNGSVGIKLAILCVCGNVAFFSVGIGPICWVLTSEIFPLRLRAQASALGAVGSRVSSGVVAMSFLSVSRKITVGGTFFVFAAISALSVAFVHKCVPETKGKSLEEIEMMFQNDPPQQGGEMELEDVKHLMQTQ